Part of the Clostridium sporogenes genome, TTAAAATTAAAAGAAATTGTAGTAATGGCTATGCTAAGTGCTCTTATGGGAGTTGTTTTTATGGGCTTAGACAGCGTTTATCAGCCTCTTACTACTATAGCAGGTCCCTTAGGAGGAGATATTATATATGGAGTATATTTAATATCAGCTTTATTATCAATGTATATAGTTAGAAAACCAGGTGCCGGTGTTATCGGATCTCTTTTTACAGGATTAGTAAATTTATTAATGGGAAGTCCTTACGGAATACATATAATTGTTGCATCTTTGCTTCAAGGTGCTGGTGTTGAAATAGCTGTAGCAATTAAAAAATATTCAAAATTTTCTTATTTCCAAATGTCTATTGCTTCAATATTAGCAATGATTCTTGTAACAATGAGAGATTACTTTATTTTTGGTTTTAGCCTTTATCCTAAACTTATACCAATAATGATTACTATTAGAGTAGTTAGCTCAATTATCTTTGGAGCCGGCCTTTCAATAGCTTTAGGAAAAGCTTTAAAATCTACAGGTGTTCTTAATGATTTTAAAATTAGTAGAGAGAGTGAATCTTAAGAGTGTTTGAAATAAAAAATTTAAATCTTTCTTTTCATGAGAATTATAAGGTTTTTAAAGATATAAATATCAAAGTAAAAAAGAATAGAGTCACCCTTCTTACTGGTAAAAGTGGATGTGGTAAAAGTTCATTACTTATGTGTATTACTGGAGTTATACCGGATATTATAGAGGGGAATATTAATGGTGAAATTATTTATAAAGGTAAAAATATAGAAAAGAAAGGTGTAAAAGCTGTTTCAGGAGAAATTGCATATATGTTTCAAGATCCAGATAGTGAGTTGTGTACATTTACAGTTGAAGACGAAATAGCCTTTGGACTTGAAAATATAAAAATAGAACCATCTCATATGGATCATACTATTGATAAAGTTTTAAAGCTAACAGGTATAAAGCATCTTAAGAAGCGACAATTAAATCACCTTTCAGGGGGAGAAAAACAAAAAGTTGCTTTAGCTTCTATATTAGCATTGGATCCTGAAGTAATTTTAATGGACGAACCCACTGCAAATTTAGATCCTAAATCTACTATTGAAATAATCAACCTTATAAAAGACCTTAGGGATAACTTTGGAAAAACTATATTGATTGTTGAACATAAAATAGATGAATTCAGTGAAATAATAGATGATGTAATTTGGTTTGAAAAAGACCAGGCTAAGAATATAGATAAGGAGTCCTTTATACAATCCTATAAAAGTGAATCCTGTATTCCCACTGTTAATAGAAAACAATCAAATAAAGAAAAAGTATTAGAGGCTAAAGGAATATATTTTTCTTATAATAAAAATATTAAAGTGCTAAAGAATGTAAACTTTTCATTACATAAAGGAGAAATAGCAGCAATTATTGGGCCTAATGGGGCTGGGAAATCTACTCTATCA contains:
- a CDS encoding ABC transporter ATP-binding protein, whose protein sequence is MFEIKNLNLSFHENYKVFKDINIKVKKNRVTLLTGKSGCGKSSLLMCITGVIPDIIEGNINGEIIYKGKNIEKKGVKAVSGEIAYMFQDPDSELCTFTVEDEIAFGLENIKIEPSHMDHTIDKVLKLTGIKHLKKRQLNHLSGGEKQKVALASILALDPEVILMDEPTANLDPKSTIEIINLIKDLRDNFGKTILIVEHKIDEFSEIIDDVIWFEKDQAKNIDKESFIQSYKSESCIPTVNRKQSNKEKVLEAKGIYFSYNKNIKVLKNVNFSLHKGEIAAIIGPNGAGKSTLSKILMGLLKAEKGDILVKDINIKNINPRELGEHMGLVFQNPEHQFIKMTVEKEMALSLEIRKQNSEIIKNTVDSYLSMFDLDNHRLSNPFSLSQGQKRRLSTASMMINGQSILILDEPTYGQDRSNLKELINLLYKINSEGTSILMITHDMDMVLNCCNRVIYLENGEVKYKGSPKNMKENIFT
- a CDS encoding ECF transporter S component codes for the protein MKQTLKLKEIVVMAMLSALMGVVFMGLDSVYQPLTTIAGPLGGDIIYGVYLISALLSMYIVRKPGAGVIGSLFTGLVNLLMGSPYGIHIIVASLLQGAGVEIAVAIKKYSKFSYFQMSIASILAMILVTMRDYFIFGFSLYPKLIPIMITIRVVSSIIFGAGLSIALGKALKSTGVLNDFKISRESES